The Candidatus Methylomirabilota bacterium genomic interval AGCAGAGGAAGGCCATCAGCACGGCGGGGCGCAGCATCGGGTGGAAGCGGTGGAAGCCCAGGATCTCCGCCAGCAGCGTGATCGTGAAGCCCACGCCGCCCACGGCGATCATGGTCATGATCCCGAAGCCCACCCACCAGCCCCAGGGATAGGCGTTGTTGATGTTGGCGACGCTGGCGATGCCGGTGGCGTAGCGGATCAGCGTGAGGACGACGCCCACCGCCATGATGGCCAGCAGCACCAGATCCCACCACGTGAGCCGGAAGCCCGCGAAGAGGCGGCCGACGCCCAGCGCGTCCCACATGGGCCCAAAGCGGCCGAGCCGCGTCTGCACGCTCACGCGTGGGGCGCCTCGGGCCCCCGGTTCTTGTTGCGGCGGTGCACGATCCATGCGAGCGCGGCGAAAAGGCCGTACAGGAGGCCAAACACGTGCGGCGTGACCCGGAGCCAGCGGTGCGTGAGGTCCGGCATGGGCTCCTTGGGCAGCCCCGTGATGTAGCCGAGCTGCTCGAAGGGCACCGAGGAGAGGTGGAGCACGCTGGTCCCGCCTACCTCGTCGAGCCCGTAGATCTCGGGGATGTAGGTGCCGGGCGCGGTGGCGATGCGGCGCTTGGCTTCCGCCACCATGTCGTCCCGGTCGCCGAAGCTGATGGCGCCGGTGGGGCACACCGTGGCGCACGCGGGCTTGAGCTGCGCCTCGATGCGGTCGGCGCAGAACGTGCACTTGTGGATGAGGGGCGCGCGGCTCTCGTAGTCGTACTTCGGGATCAGGAAGGGGCAGGCCTGCATGCACGCCCGGCAGCCGATGCAGCGGTTGCTGTTGAACACCACGGGCCCGCGATCCGTCTTGCGCAGCGCGGTGGTGGGGCAGGCGGAGGCGCAGGCCGGGTGCTCGCAGTGCATGCAGAGCTGGCGGCCGAACACCCAGTTGGGCCGGGCCCCGGTGGTGATCTCGTTGAAGGTGATCAGGGTGTAGTTGTTGGCGTCCAGATCGCGCGGGTTCTGATAGCCGGGCCCCGCGAAGAAGTCCGTGTGGTCCGCGGGCCGGTCGTTCCACGCTTTGCACGCGATCATGCAGGCGCGGCACCCGATGCATCGGGTGTTGTCCTGGATCATCGTCTTCGTCTTGACCTTCGGCGCGCCGGGCTTCGCGGGGGCGGGATCGCTCATGCGCGGGCCTTCTTCTTGAGATTGCAGAGGAACACCTTGGTCTCCGGGATCCAGGAGTTGGGATCGCCCACGCTGGCGGTGAGGTCGTTGGCGATCTCGCCCGGCACGATGCCGGCATAGCCCCAGTGCCAGGGCAAGCCGATCTCGTCGATGAGGCGATCGTCCACGTAGTAGGGCTGGAAGCGCTCGGTGACGAGCGCGTACACCTCGATGGAGCCTCGCGCGCTCGACACGATCACGCGATCACCGTTCTTGATGCCCTCGCGCGCGGCCAGCGCGCTGCCGATCTCCACGAAGGCGTGCGGCACCAGGCCCACCAGCCACGGCATGTTGCGGCTCATCGCGCCGGTCTGCCAGTGCTCGGACACGCGGTAGGTGGTGGCGACGAGCGGGAACTCCTGGGGGGTGCCGTAGCGGTCGAACTCGGTGGAGCGCCACACCTGCGCGCACGGGCTGAACGGCACCGGCGAGAGCAGATTCTTCACCGGGCTCTCCACCGGCTCGTAGTGTTCGGGGAAGGGCCCATCGACCAGGTCCGGAGAGAAGAGCTGACCCACCCCCGAGGCCAGCATGATGAAGGGATTGGTCGCGCCCGGCGGCATGGCGCCGTCCGGCACGTCGCCCTCCCAGGCCTTCTTCTCGGCGTCCCAGCGGATCACCCACTTGCGCGGGTTGAAGGGCTCGCCCTTGCGGTTCACCGAGGCGCGGTTATAGAGGATGCGCCGGTTCATCGGCCAGGCCCAGGCCCACCGGGGATGGAGCCCGATGCCGTTGGGGGCGTCGGCGGCGTCGCGCCGGGCGGCGAGGTTCCCCTCTTCCGTGTAGCCGCCACAGTAGATCCAGTTGCCCGAGAGCGTGCTGCCGTCGTCGCGGAGCTGGGCGAAGGCGGCCACCTGCTTGCCGGCCGCGAGCCGCGTGCCGTCCGCGCCCGTCACGTCGGCCGTGTAGCGCCCGTTCATCTCCTTCGCCACGCGATGCGGATCCGCCTCGTTGTGCCCGGGCTCCGTGTAGTCCCACGCCAGATGGCGGATCGGGTCGGGGAACACGCCGTCCTTCTCGTAGGCCGCCTTGAGCGCGCGGGCCAGCCCGTCGATGATGTCCAGATCCGGCCGGCTGTCGGCGATCGGCTTGATCGCGCGGTAGCGCCACTGGGCCCAGCGGCCACTGTTGACGATGCTGCCTTCCTTCTCCACCCCGGAGCAGGCGGGGAGGACGAACACTTCCGTCCCTATCTGCTTGGGATCGACACCCGGCCGCTTCCAGAAGCCCGCCGTCTCGTGCTCGAAGAGATCGGCCACCACCAGCCACTCGAGCTTGTCGAGCCCCGCGCGCACCAGGCGCGCGTTGGCGCCGCCCACCGCGGGGTTCTGGCCGAAGCAGAACATGCCCTTCACCTCGCCCGCGAACATGGCGTGGGTGAGCGCGAGGAAGGCATAGCCCTGGCTCTGGAACCCGCGCCCGAGCTTCGGCAGATTGGCGAAGGCGAAGCCGTGCGGCGCGACCGCGTGCTCGCCCCACCAGGCCTTGAGCAGGCTCACCACGTATTTCGGGGTGTTCTGGAGCCAGTTGGCGCTCTGCGGGTTGGCCGCCACCGGCGTCACGCGCTTGAGATAGTCGGCCAGATCCGAGTCGTCCTCGACCGGCATCTTGAGATAGCCGGGCAGGATGTCGTAGTTGAGACCTTGGTCCGTCGAGCCCTGCACGTTCGACTCGCCGCGCATGGCGTTGACCCCGCCGCCCGCCACCCCGATGTTGCCCAGCAGGAGCTGGAGAATGGCGTAGGAGCGGATGTTCTGCGTCCCGTGGCTGTGCTGGGCCGTGCCCATGGCGTAGAGCCACGTGCCCGCCCGGTCGGGCGCGTAGGTCGACGTATAGAGATCGCAGACCTGGAGATAGGCTTCCTTCGGCGTCCCGGTGATGCGGCACACGGTGTCCGCGTCGTAGCGCGCGAAGTGCTGCTTCAGGAGCTGGAACACGCAGCGCGGGTGCTTGAGCGTGGGATCGGTCTTGGGCTGGCCTTGCTCGTCCAGCTCGTAAGCCCACTTCGCCTTGTCATAGCGGCGCGCCTGCGCGTCCCAGCCCGCGAAGAGCCCATCCGCGAAGCCGTAGCCCGCGCCCACGATCCAGGAGGCGTTCGTGTACTCGCGCACGTACTCGTGCTGGATTCGGTCGTGGTCCAGCGCGTACTTGATCATGCCGCCCACGAAGGCGATGTCCGTGCCGGAGCGGAGCTTGGCGTAGACGTCCGCGATCGCGCTCGTACGGTTGAAGCGCGGGTCCACGTGCAGGATGTAGGCCCCGCGCTCCTTCGTGCGCGTGAGCCAGTTCATGGCGATCGGGTGGTCCTCGGCCGGGTTGCCGCCCATGATCAGGACGACGTCGGCGTTGAGCATGTCCACCCAGTGGTTGGTCATCGCCCCCCTGCCGAACGAGGCCGCCAGACCGGCGACCGTGGAGCTGTGTCAGAGTCGGGCCTGATGCTCGACGTAGCAGAGGCCGAGCGCCCGCATGAGCTTCACGAGGAGATAGGCCTCCTCGTTGTCGAGCGCCGAGCCGCCGAGGCAGGCGATGGCCTCCGTGCGGTTGACGATGCGGCCGTTCACGGTGGTCTTGAAGCTGCGGTCGCGCGTCGCCTTCACCTTGGTGGCGATGCGCGCGAGCGCCCAGTCCCACGTCTTCTCCTCCCAGGCCGTGCCGCCCGCCGCGCGGTAGAGCACCTTCTGGAGGCGCCGGGGGTTGTTCACCACCTGGATGGCGGAGGCGCCCTTGCTGCAGAGGGTGCCCTCGCTCACCGGGTGAGAAGGGTCACCTTCAATATTCATCACGCGGCCGTTCTGGGTGGAGACGACCTGGCCGCAGCCGACGCCGCAGAAGGGGCAGACCGTGGTGGAGGCGGTAGCGCCGCGGGTCTTGAGCACGGGGGCGGCGGGCGCGCAGCCGGCCTGGGTGAGGGAGGCCGCCGCGATGGCGCCGGTGGTCAGCCCGCCGAGGCCGCCGATGAACTGACGGCGCGTCGGCTGCGTGGAGGACTGCTGCGTGGGTTCGGACGCTGACTCCGCGCCCGGGTCCGGGACTTCCCCGTCGCTCATCGCGGCGAGGATACCCTGCCGGGAGGCCGCCGCCCAAATAAGACGAAGGGCGTATGCGGCCCGCCGCGTCGGCTGGCGGCGCGCAACCCCTAGTGGGCCGCTGTCGAGCCCTCCCGCCCGCTCCCCCGCGACGCCAGATGGCCCAGCTCGATGGGGATGGCGGCCTTGGCCAGCACCGTGAAGACGAAGGCGCCAAGCGCCCAGAGCCCCGCGCTCACCGTGAGCTCCACCCAGGTCGGCACATAGCGGGGGATCTTGCCCCAGGGCTCGGGGACGAAGCCCGGGATGATGGTGCCGATGCTCTTCTCGATCAGGACGCCGACGAAGAGGAGCGCGCAGGCGAGATAGAGGAGCGGCAGCGTCCGGCGCACGCGATGCACGCTCAGCATCACGGCGGCGGTCACGACCAGCGCCACGGAGGTCCAGCTCCAGGGGACGAGATCGGTGCGCCCCTCGAGGCCGCGGTAGAGGTACACCGCGCTCTCGCTGTGATGGGTGGTGCGGTAGAACTCCGTGAAGAGCTCGGAAACCAGCATCACGATCCCCACCTGGGCCGCCACCGTGGCCACCAGCGCGAGCTTCTGGATGGTGGAGTCGGGCACCGCATAGGGGGTGGCCCGCCGGATCACCGCCAGGATGATGATCATGAGCGCCGGGCCCGCGGCGAAGGCGGTGGCGAGGAAGCGCGGGCCGAGCAGGGCCGTGTTCCAGTACGGCCGCGCGGGCAGCCCCGCGTAGAGGAAGGCCGTCACCAGGTGCACGCTCACCGCCCAGAGGATGGAGAGGAACACCATGGGCACGTAGTAGCGGGGGTTGGGCTCGCGGCCGCGGTAGTGGCTGTAGAGGATGTAGAACGGCACCGCGAGGTTCAGGACGAGGTAGCCGTTCAGGACGAGGATGTCCCAGGCCAGCATGGAGCGCGGCCAGTTGTAGATGCCAATGACGGGCGTGAGGTGCCAGAGCCGCTCCGGCCCGCCCACGTCCACCACCACGAAGCCGATGGCGGCGACGAGGGCAGCCACCGCCAGGCCCTCGCCGAAGAGCACCGCGCTCTTGAAGTCCTGGTCGTGGAGCACATAGGTAGGCATCACCAGGATGACCGCGGCCGCCGCCATGCCCACCAGGAACGTGAAGCAGGAGATGTAGAGTCCCCAGCTCACGTGGTCGTGCATGCCAGTGGCGGCCAGCCCCTCACGGAGCTGGACGGAGTAGGCGAACGCGCCGGCCAGCATCACCAGCGTGAGCACGGCCATCCAGGCGTGGTAGAGGGGCCGGCCGCTGGTGACCTCGCGGAGTCCGCTCACGAAGAAGCCGATGAGGGACGCGCGGGGCGGGGGAGCCGTCATCGTGCTCATGCGCGTCAGTCCATGTAGTACCAGAACTTCGGCTCGGTCCCGAGATCCTCCTTGAGCCGGAACACTTTCTTGTTGGCGAGCACCCAGCGAATCTCACTGTCCGGGTCGAGGAGATTGCCGAAGATGCGCGCGCCTGTCGGGCAGGCCTCCACGCAGGCCGGGTTCCGCCCCTCGCGCGAGCGCTGGATGCAGAAGGTGCACTTCTCCACGACGCCCCGCTTCCGCAGGCGGTTGCCGAGATAGTGCTGATGCGGGTTCACCTCGTCGGCGGGCACCACCGGCTCGCTCCAGTTGAAGCGGCGCGCGTCGTAGGGGCAGGCCGCGATGCAGTAGCGGCAGCCGATGCACCAGTTGTAGTCCACGACCACGATGCCGTCGGGCTCCATCCACGTGGCCTTGACGGGGCAGACGTCCACGCAGGGCGGGTTCTGGCAGTGGAAGCACTGGGTGCCGATGTAGAAGTGCCCGGCCGCCGGCACCTCGTGGAAGAAGTCGTCCTCGGCGTGGCCGAAGTCGATCTGTCCCTTCTTGTGCTCGTGGATGCGGATGTACTGGATCGCCGATTTCCGATCCTGATTATTCTCCTTCACGCAGCCGCGGATGCAGTCCATGTAGCCCCGGCACTTGGAGATGTTGAAGGCGTAGCCGTAGAGCACGCCCGGCCGCGCGTCGCTGGGGGAGATGTCCACGCGTTGCCCGGTGCGCAGCTCGTGCAGGCGCTCGAGCCGCCGCACCGTGTCCACCTTCTCCTGGTCGGTCATCAGGCGGAAGTTCCCCTGGAAGTATTCCTGCCAGTCGAGCACCGCCTTCTCGCGCGTTTCGGCGGACGCGATGGGGTTGCACGCGGTCTGGAAGAGCCCGAGCCCGGCCAGGAGGCCGGCGGTGATGCCGCCAATCGCGGTGCGCCGGTCCACTTGGCGCTCGAGGAGCTGGCGGAAGCCGGAGAGATGCGGATCCTCCGCGGGGTCCACGCCGTCGGGCGGCGGGACGTCGGCGGCGAGGTGGCGCACGCGGTCGAGGCCAGCCTCCGCGTCGGACCAGCCGCTCCCGCCGCATCCGCATCCGCCGCTCCCGCAGCCGCAGCTGCCATCGTGCGCGGGGCGCGGCTGTATGACGGGCAGGGGGCGCCGGAGGGGCGTGCTCATCGATCGCCTCGCGTCATTCGTCTTTTCTCCCCGCCACGGCGGGCCAGCGCGTATCCCACCGTGGCGCGTGCGGGTTGTGGCACTGCGCGCAGGCAAAGACCACGCGCGGCGGCGCCCAGCCGCCCGCGCGCTTGCCATGGGCGCCGCTCGCCCAGTCGGCCGCCTGGCGGCTGTGGCACTGGGCGCAGACCTGATAGCTGTGGTCGTAGTCGACCGGGCTCTTCTCCAGCGTGCGCAGGTTGTCGGGGGCGTCCGGGGCATGGCACGTGGCGCAGCTCATCACCGTCGCGGGCGCATGCTCGAGCTTGACGCTCCAGTGCGCGCGCCGGGCTGAGTTGGCCGGCCCACGCATCCGCTCGAGCGGCACCGTGTGGCAGGTGGAGCAGGGGTACTTCTCCATGACGGGCGTGCGCGCCAGCACGAAGAAGCGCGGGCGGTCCGAGTAGCCCTGCGCCTCCACTCGCGGCGCGTTCGCCAGGTAGGGCTCGCTGCTGAGCCCTGCGTCGGGGTTCGGCGCCGTCGCGTGCTCGGTGATCTGCAGCACGGCAACGTGCTCCTCCTTCTCGTGGCACGCGGCAAGGCCGAGCGTTACCGCCAGCAGCGCCCCCGCGAGCGGCCCGGCGCCCTTCACCGCGCGCCGCCCTCTCCCGGCCGCGCGAAGGCCTCCGAGGATGTCGTGCCCAGCGCGTGGCACTGCCGGCAGCTCACGCGCTGGGGATGTGAGGTACGGAACGCGTCTACCGCGCCCGGCCCCGCGTGGCAGGCGCGGCAGTTCTCTCGCATCTGGAGCGCGTGCGGGATGCGCGGCGGGCTCCCCAGCATGGCCGCGCCTTTGAGCGGCGGCGGGGCCGATGCCTCCCAGGCGCTCGCCTGGAACGCGGGCCGCCCCGCCTGGGGCACATGGCACTGCCGGCACGAGGTCATCTCGGGGTGCGGTGTCACCGGCGCAAAGGCCTCGAAGCGCGGCACCCAGCCGCCCTCGGCGTGGCAGGCCAGGCACGCCTTGCCGAAGGCCTGGCGCTCGTCCACGGGGTGCGGGATCACCGGCGGCGCGCCCGGGTAGGCGCGGCGCGCGTAGTACACCTCGCGCGTGCGCTTGCGGTTGGGCTCCGTCGGCATGGCGGCGTAGTCGGCCGCGCGCGCCACGCGCGCGTACATGCCGGCCTCCGACGGCAGCGTGGGGGTGGTCTCCGCGGCCACGGGCATCACGCGCGCGGGCTCGCGCCCGGCGATCAGGCTCTGGCCCGCGACGACGACGACGGCCGCCATCAGCAAGACGGCCAGCCCGATCAGGAAATAGCGCGATCGGTCCACGGGACGTCCGGCCTCAGGCCCGCTCCACCTTCACCGCGCACTTCTTGTAGTCGGGCTGGCCCGAGATGGGGCAGAAGGCGTCCAGCGTCAGCTCATTGATCAGGAGCGACTCGTCGAAGAACGGCACGAACACCTGCCCCTCGGGCGGCCGCGCGCGGCCGTCGATCTGCGCGGGCAAAACAAGCGCCCCGCGGCGCGTGGTGAGGCGCACGCGCTGGCCGTTGGCGATGCCGAGGCGCCGCGCGTCGTCGGGATGGAGCTCCACGTACGCGGCGGGGACCGCCTGGTGCAGGATCGGTACGCGACGAGTCAGGGAGCCCGTGTGCCAGTGCTCGAGCACGCGCCCGGTGTTGAGCCAGAACGGATACTGCGCGTCCGGCGACTCGGCCGCAGCCTCGTAGGGCCGGAACCAGATCCACGCCCGCCGGTCCGGCTTGCCGTAGAAGTCGAAGGCGGCCTTGGCGGCGGGATCGTACTGCGCGTTGTAGCGCCACTTGGTCTCCTTGCCGTTCACGAAGGGCCAGATCACCCCCGGCCGGTTCCGGAGCTCCTCGTAGGGGGCCATCTCGTGCTCAGGCCCGGCCTGGAAGCGGCGGTACTCCTTCCAGATCTCCTCGATGTGTGCCGGCTCGCTCCAGGGGAAGAGCTTGTCGAAGCCCATGCGTCGCGCCACCTCGATGATCTGCCAGGTGTCCGACATGGCCTCGCCGGGCGGCCGCAGCATGGCTTCCCAGTGCTGGGTGCGCCGCTCCGAGTTGCCGAACATCCCCTCGCGCTCGATCCACATCGCCGCGGGCAGGATCACGTCGGCCACGTCCGTGGTAGGCGTGGGGTAGACGTCGGAGACCACGATGAAGCGATCGTCCTTCTTCAGGCCGTCGCGGTACCGGCGCAGCTTGGGCATCGTTACCATGGGGTTCGTGGTCTGGATCCACATGAAACGAATCTCTCCGCGATCCACCGCCCGGAACATCTCCACCGTGTGATAGGTGGGCTTCGGCGCGATACGCTCCAGGGGCACGTCCCAGATCTCGGCGGCGAGCTTCCGCGCCTTCTCGTCCGTCACATCCCCGTGGGGAAGGCGCTGGGTCAGCGTGCCGACCTCGCGCACCGTTCCGCACGCGCTCGGCTGGCCGGTGAGGGAGAAGGGGCTGTTGCCCGGCGTGGCGATCTTTCCCACCAGGAGATGGATGTTGTAGGCGAGGTTGTTGATCCACGTCCCGCGCGTGTGCTGGTTGAAGCCCATGCACCAGAGGCTCATGACCTTCTTCTTCGGGTCGCCGTAGAGCGAGGCGAGGTAGCGCAGCTCGCGCGCGGGCACACCGGAGAGCGCTTCCACCTTCTCGACCGTGTAGTCGCCCAGCAGCTCGCGATAGCGCTCGAACGTTACCGTCTTCGGCTCATCCTTGAAGGTAAACTTGTCCTCGAGCCCGTAGCCGATGTTGGTCTTGCCCTCGTGGAACGACACGTGGTCGCGCACGAAGCCCGCGTGCACCCAGTCGTTCCGGATGATCTCGTGGCAGATGGCATTGGCGATGGCGAGATCGGTCTGGGGCTTGAAGAGGATGCTCCGGTCGGCGGCCATGCTGGTCCGCGTCCAGCGCGTGGCGAGGTCGATGATCTTGACCTCGGGGTTCTTCAGCCGCCGCTCGAGCAGGCGGGAGAAGAGCACCGGGTGCATCTCCGCCATGTTGTTGCCCCAGAGCACGAAGACATCCGCGTGGTCGATGTCCTCGTAGTTGCCCATGGGCTCGTCGAGGCCGAAGCTCGACATGAACCCCGTGACCGCGCTCGCCATGCAGAGCCGCGCATTGGCCTCGAGATTGTTGGTGCCGATGGCGCCCTTCATGAACTTCGAGGCGACGTAGCCGTCGGGGATGGTCCACTGGCCCGAGCCGTACATGGCCACCGCGTCCTTGCCGTGGGCCTTGATGGTCTCCGCCATCTTCGACGCCACGAGGTCGAGGGCCTCCTTCATGGGGACGGGGGTGAGCTTGCCGTCCTTCCGCACCATCGCGCGGGTGAGGCGGTCCTTGCCGTAGAGGGCCATGACGGAGTGATAGCCCTTCACGCAGGCGAGCCCGCGGTTCACGGAGCTCGCGGGATCACCCTTCACCGCGACCGCTCGGCCGTTGCTGATGCCCACGAGGAGCCCGCAGCCGACCCCGCAGAAGCGACAAGGCGTCTTCTTCCAGGCGACGTCGCCATTGGCCGGCTGGGCGTTCCCGCCGGCCGCGGGCTGTGTGGGGGCGCCGGCCGGGCCGGCGGCGAACAGCACGCCCGGGAACATGGCCTCGGCCGCGCTGATCGCCGCACCCGCCGCCATGGACTTGAGGAGCTCGCGCCGCGTCATGGCCGCGCCTCGGCGTCGGCGTCCCCGGCGGGCTCAGTGTCGGCCAGGCCCGCGACGAGGCCCAGTCCGTGCAGCCCCGGCAGCGCCGCCAGCGCCACCTCGAGCGCGGCCTCGGCGGCCTCGTCCGGCGTGTCGGTGATCAGGACGAGGAGGTCGCGATTGAGGGCAGGCACGACCTGGCAGCCGCGCAGCCGGCCGAGCGCTGCGGCCAACTCGTCACGCCGTCCCGTAGCCGGGTAGGCCAGATAGCTCTTGATTGGCATATGGGCGCCCTCGCTTTCTTGAGCGTGCAGCGCAAGTCGCGATCGGCGGGCAGTATGCGGCGACAAGGGCGAATTCTCAATGGGACAAAGGACGTACAGAGCGCCGCCGCGCCGGCCCTTGTCGGACCGGCGCGGCGCGTCAGCGGCGCGGCTACTTCCCGATGGTGGCTTTGATCGACCCCAGGTGCTCGTTCACGTGATTGATCAGCACGCCCTCGACGATCTGCTCCACTGTCATGGCGGGCATGCCCGTCATCAGCGTGCCGGACTTCTTGAGATCCGCGTCCGACATCCCCTTCACGATGGCCGAGGCGCTCGCGATGCCCTTCTTGTTGAGCGCGACCGTCTCCGCCTTCGTGCAGCCGGCGAAGTCCTTCGCGTGCTGCGCGTTCATCTCGTCCAGCATCTGCATGGAGAAGGGCGGAAGGGTCTGCCCGGCCGCCACCGCCTTGGCCATACCCGAGATCGGCTCGTGCGCGCCCGCGGCGTGATGCGCCGTCACCCCCACCGGCCACTTCTCGGCCGAGGTCACCTTCTTCCAGTCGGCGTCCGACATCTTCTCGATCGTCTCGGTCAGTGCGTTCGCCCGCTCCTCGAACTGCTTCGCCAGCATGTCCGACCGTGCGCCCATGGCTGCCTCCTAGAGCTAGAGGGTTGTCTGACTTCACGGCCACCGTAGCACCGGGGTCCAGAGGCCGCAATGACCTGGGAGGTAACATTCGTGGCGCGTAATAGATGTGCAATGAAACGCCCGGTTATGCCGCGGGAGCGTATTGGCCACGAGTTGCACCTTGAGGTAGCCTGGCTACGTGGGCACGCTGCGCCTCGAAGAGATCTTCCGCGCCGAGCACGGCCGCATCCTGGCCACGCTCATCCGTCTTCTCGGCGATTTCGACGCCGCCGAGGAAGCGCTGCAGGAAGCGGTGGCGACCGCGCTCGAGCAGTGGCCGCAGCAGGGCACGCCCGGCAACCCGGCAAGCTGGCTCATCTCCACCGCGCGGCACAAGGCCATCGACGGCATGCGCCGCCGCGCCTTCCTCACGCGCAAGCAGGACGAGATCGCGCGACATATGGAGCAGACGGCGCCCGCCTCGGCGGCGGTCGGCGCGCCCGACTCGGACGGCGCCGGGCTGGGTGTCGGCCTCGGCGCGGAGGAGAGCGACGGCTCCCTCGCCGAGGACCGCCTGCGCCTGATCTTCACCTGCTGCCACCCCGCGCTCGCTCCGGACACTCAGGTGGCGCTGACGCTCCGGACGCTCGGCGGGCTCTCGACGGAAGAGATCGCCCACGCCTTCTTCGTCCCCACGCCCACCATGGCCCAGCGCCTGGTGCGCGCCAAGGGCAAGATCCGCGCCGCCGGCATCCCGTACGTGCTGCCTCCAGATGATGCCCTCGGGGAGCGCCTGCAGGCGGTGATGGCGGTGGTCTACCTCGTCTTCAACGAGGGCTACAGCGCGAGCTTCGGCGCGAGTCTCGTGCGGGACGATCTCTGCGAGCACGCCATTCGCCTCGGGCGCATGCTCGTCGAGCTCCTGCCCAGGCAGCCGGAAGCGCGAGGCTTGCTAGCGCTGATGCTCCTCCACGACGCGCGCCGCGCCACGCGCCTCGACGGCTGTGGCGACCTCGTCATGCTGGAGGACCAGGACCGCAGGCGCTGGGATCAGGCGCAGATCGAGGAAGGCGCGGCGCTGGTGGAGTCGGCGCTCCGCGCGGCCGGCCGCGGCGCGGGGCCGTATGCGCTACAGGCCGCGATCGCCGCGGTGCACGCCAACGCGAGGACCGCGGCGGAGACCGATTGGAAGGAGATCGTCGCCCTCTACGGCGTGCTCGCTGAGGTGCATCCCACGCCGGTGGTGGAGCTCAACCGTGCGGTGGCGGTCGCCATGGCGGGGGACGTGGCACGCGGGCTTGGGCTGGTTGACGCGCTGGCCGAGCGCGGGGAGCTCGCGGCGTATCACCTCCTGCCCACGGCGCGGGCCGAGCTGCTGCGGCGGCTCGGCCGGCGCGGGGAGGCCGCCAAGGCCTACCGCCGCGCGCTCGACCTGGTGAAGAACGAGGCGGAGCGCCGGCACCTCGAGAAGCGCCTGGCCGAGGTGGCCTAGCGCCCCGCCTCCTTCCATCCGCTACTTCCGCAGGGACCGCAGGCCCGTGCGCACCTCCTCGCAGAGGAGCTGCGGCTGCTCCCACGCCGCGAAGTGCCCGCCCTTGGGGATATCCGGTTGTAGTGGATGAGCTTTGGATACGCCTTCTCGGCCCAGCTCCGCGGGGCCTGATGGAGCTCGTCGGGGAAGACGCTGACGGCCACCGGGATGCGGACGTTCTTGGGGGTGAAGAAGGTGAGCTTGAACTCCCAGTAGAGGCGCGCCGAGGACACCCCCGTGTTCGTCAGCCAGTAGAGCGTGATGTTGTCGAGGACATGTCGCGCGTCAGACCTTCCGGCTGCCCGTCGAAGACCCGCGAGATGAGCTCCAGGCTCCGCGTCTCCGCCCCCATCAGATCGGTGACGATCGCGCCCCAGTCGCCGCCCTGCGCGACATAGCGCGTGTACCCCAGGCGTTGCATTAGCGTGATCCACGCCCGCGCGATGCGCGGGGCGTCCCAGCCGGTCGTGGCCGGCTTGCCCGAGAACCCGTAGCCCGGCATCGACGGGATCACCAGGTGGAAGGCATCCGACGCGCTCGCGCCGTGGGCCGTCGGATTGGTCAGCGGCTCGACGATCTTCAGCTGCTCGACGACCGAGCCGGGCCAGCCGTGAGTAACGATCATCGGGAGAGCGTCTTCGTGCTTCGAGCGGACGTGAATGAAGTGGATGTCCAGCCCATCGATCTCGGTGAGGAATTGCGGGAGGGCGTTGAGCCTCGCCTCGACCTTGCGCCAGTCGTATTCCGTCGCCCAGTAGCGCGCCAGCTTCTGAATCGTCCCGAGCCGCGTCCCCTGCGAGTAGTCCGAGACGGTCTCCTTGTCGGGCCAGCGCGTGGCCGCGACGCGGGCGCGCAGGGCCGTAAGCTCCTGCTCGGGGATCTGGATAGAGAACGGCCGGATGGTCGTGTCAGCCATGGGGGGACCTCCTGCTGCGGTGAGGGCGCTACACCTGGTAGTGATCGCGGGGTCGCGCGGAGGCCGATCCTTCGCAGTGGCCATCTCCCG includes:
- the fdnG gene encoding formate dehydrogenase-N subunit alpha, yielding MGGLGGLTTGAIAAASLTQAGCAPAAPVLKTRGATASTTVCPFCGVGCGQVVSTQNGRVMNIEGDPSHPVSEGTLCSKGASAIQVVNNPRRLQKVLYRAAGGTAWEEKTWDWALARIATKVKATRDRSFKTTVNGRIVNRTEAIACLGGSALDNEEAYLLVKLMRALGLCYVEHQARLUHSSTVAGLAASFGRGAMTNHWVDMLNADVVLIMGGNPAEDHPIAMNWLTRTKERGAYILHVDPRFNRTSAIADVYAKLRSGTDIAFVGGMIKYALDHDRIQHEYVREYTNASWIVGAGYGFADGLFAGWDAQARRYDKAKWAYELDEQGQPKTDPTLKHPRCVFQLLKQHFARYDADTVCRITGTPKEAYLQVCDLYTSTYAPDRAGTWLYAMGTAQHSHGTQNIRSYAILQLLLGNIGVAGGGVNAMRGESNVQGSTDQGLNYDILPGYLKMPVEDDSDLADYLKRVTPVAANPQSANWLQNTPKYVVSLLKAWWGEHAVAPHGFAFANLPKLGRGFQSQGYAFLALTHAMFAGEVKGMFCFGQNPAVGGANARLVRAGLDKLEWLVVADLFEHETAGFWKRPGVDPKQIGTEVFVLPACSGVEKEGSIVNSGRWAQWRYRAIKPIADSRPDLDIIDGLARALKAAYEKDGVFPDPIRHLAWDYTEPGHNEADPHRVAKEMNGRYTADVTGADGTRLAAGKQVAAFAQLRDDGSTLSGNWIYCGGYTEEGNLAARRDAADAPNGIGLHPRWAWAWPMNRRILYNRASVNRKGEPFNPRKWVIRWDAEKKAWEGDVPDGAMPPGATNPFIMLASGVGQLFSPDLVDGPFPEHYEPVESPVKNLLSPVPFSPCAQVWRSTEFDRYGTPQEFPLVATTYRVSEHWQTGAMSRNMPWLVGLVPHAFVEIGSALAAREGIKNGDRVIVSSARGSIEVYALVTERFQPYYVDDRLIDEIGLPWHWGYAGIVPGEIANDLTASVGDPNSWIPETKVFLCNLKKKARA
- a CDS encoding 4Fe-4S dicluster domain-containing protein, with the protein product MSTPLRRPLPVIQPRPAHDGSCGCGSGGCGCGGSGWSDAEAGLDRVRHLAADVPPPDGVDPAEDPHLSGFRQLLERQVDRRTAIGGITAGLLAGLGLFQTACNPIASAETREKAVLDWQEYFQGNFRLMTDQEKVDTVRRLERLHELRTGQRVDISPSDARPGVLYGYAFNISKCRGYMDCIRGCVKENNQDRKSAIQYIRIHEHKKGQIDFGHAEDDFFHEVPAAGHFYIGTQCFHCQNPPCVDVCPVKATWMEPDGIVVVDYNWCIGCRYCIAACPYDARRFNWSEPVVPADEVNPHQHYLGNRLRKRGVVEKCTFCIQRSREGRNPACVEACPTGARIFGNLLDPDSEIRWVLANKKVFRLKEDLGTEPKFWYYMD
- the nrfD gene encoding NrfD/PsrC family molybdoenzyme membrane anchor subunit — its product is MSTMTAPPPRASLIGFFVSGLREVTSGRPLYHAWMAVLTLVMLAGAFAYSVQLREGLAATGMHDHVSWGLYISCFTFLVGMAAAAVILVMPTYVLHDQDFKSAVLFGEGLAVAALVAAIGFVVVDVGGPERLWHLTPVIGIYNWPRSMLAWDILVLNGYLVLNLAVPFYILYSHYRGREPNPRYYVPMVFLSILWAVSVHLVTAFLYAGLPARPYWNTALLGPRFLATAFAAGPALMIIILAVIRRATPYAVPDSTIQKLALVATVAAQVGIVMLVSELFTEFYRTTHHSESAVYLYRGLEGRTDLVPWSWTSVALVVTAAVMLSVHRVRRTLPLLYLACALLFVGVLIEKSIGTIIPGFVPEPWGKIPRYVPTWVELTVSAGLWALGAFVFTVLAKAAIPIELGHLASRGSGREGSTAAH
- a CDS encoding 4Fe-4S dicluster domain-containing protein yields the protein MSDPAPAKPGAPKVKTKTMIQDNTRCIGCRACMIACKAWNDRPADHTDFFAGPGYQNPRDLDANNYTLITFNEITTGARPNWVFGRQLCMHCEHPACASACPTTALRKTDRGPVVFNSNRCIGCRACMQACPFLIPKYDYESRAPLIHKCTFCADRIEAQLKPACATVCPTGAISFGDRDDMVAEAKRRIATAPGTYIPEIYGLDEVGGTSVLHLSSVPFEQLGYITGLPKEPMPDLTHRWLRVTPHVFGLLYGLFAALAWIVHRRNKNRGPEAPHA